Within the Fibrobacter sp. genome, the region AGGTTGGCAGCTCCCGGAACAAGAGGAATTCTGGGCTTTGTATGATATGTCAATCCTCTATGGCGAAGTTGATCCTCTTGATATGAAATTTTCAGCTGATGGTTATTACGATGGGTATTTTAATGAGACGTGGATGACTACTACGAATGCTCGGTATTGGACTTCATCTGAAGGAAACACAGGTACTTATAGTGTCATACAAATTGATGTTGAATCAGGCGATTACAAGACGGATATTGGTTATGATGGATATGATCTTTACCCTGTGCGTTGCAGTTCTAAGGATAAAATGAAATAAAATTTAGGTCTTGTTTGCGCCCGAGGTCCTACGACCCCGGGTGTTTTTTTTATCAGGACATCAGGCTCACGACTCACCACTCATAACCCACAACTCATTTCCCGCGCCTCATACTCCCCATCCCCTAGATCCTAGATCCTGCCCCCTAACACCTAATAACTAAATTTCCACCTATGGAAAAGCCCGCATACTTTCTCGGAGATGCGCACTTGGGGGTAGAACCTCCTGGGGCAGTCCCGTATAGAGAAAATCTTTTGATCGAACTCTTGCGCTCTTGGAAAGGTGCGGCTAGTCACGTGGTTATCCTGGGCGACCTGTTCGAATTCTGGTACGAATACCGTTACTATGTGAACAAGGAGCATTTTCACCTGTTCCGAGCTCTTGCGGAACTGGTGGAGTCTGGTGTCCAGGTGCACCTGCTGCGAGGGAACCACGACTTTGCCTATGGCGATTTCTTCCCGAAAAATCTCGGTGTACAGGTTTCTTCAAATTTAAAGCTGGATATTCAGGGTAAAAAGGTTTTCTTTACCCATGGAGATGGCGTAGCCCGCTCAGACTGGAGCTATCGAGTCTTTCGAAAAATATTGAACAATCCGCTTAACCAATGGCTGTTTAGACAAATTCACCCGGATTGGGGGATGACCCTTGCCCGCCTCGTTGGTCGCCGAAGCCGCAAATTCGGTGCCGACCGCGAAATCAAGTTAGAGGAATATCTGGCCTGGGCAGAGCGTGCCATAGGGAAAAACAATTGCCAGATATGCATCCATGGGC harbors:
- a CDS encoding UDP-2,3-diacylglucosamine diphosphatase, with product MEKPAYFLGDAHLGVEPPGAVPYRENLLIELLRSWKGAASHVVILGDLFEFWYEYRYYVNKEHFHLFRALAELVESGVQVHLLRGNHDFAYGDFFPKNLGVQVSSNLKLDIQGKKVFFTHGDGVARSDWSYRVFRKILNNPLNQWLFRQIHPDWGMTLARLVGRRSRKFGADREIKLEEYLAWAERAIGKNNCQICIHGHHHIPGIWPVKNGLVASPGEWIKKLTYLKFEAGEFSIEEFKK